The region ggaCTGGGATATGGAGTAAATATAAGTTTAAGTGCTTAGATTGAATAAAGTTTATCAATAATTCAATCCATATTGTGTCATCCTGTAGTAATTAGTACAGGACTATGTACTAATAATATAGGGATACCACCTCCTCTTGTCTAAATTAAAAGGGTAGCCTGTTTATTTAGTTACTCTACTCCTACTTTTAACTATATGCACCTACCTTAAAGTGCTGACTGTCAGATAAATGTCTATAAATATTAGTCTTTTACAATGTGAACTGCTGCCCTTCAGCATTTCCTTTGCTGAGTGGAACTATACGGGAAAATCTCTTGAACCAATCAAATCAGGGCAGTTTTTCCCCTTCTTTTTGTCAGAAGCttcatcccacagcagtgtctCACACAAACCAAGCTAAGTCCCTTTAGTCATGCTTGACCAACAAGAGAAGGACACCTAACATTTCAAAAACACCTAGCAACTGTGAGCAATCATTGTAACACagctttaatttaaataaaaggtgTCAGAAGGTCAACTTTATGAAATCTCAGTTACACAACTTCACATGAGTGAAACTAAGCCTGGGTGAGCTGACTGAAAAAAAGGCTTTTCATGTCCTACAGCAAGGCATTTTTGGTTTTTGAGTAATCTGACGTAACCATCAAGTGTTCAAGCTGCTTATGCATCCTGACATCTCCTTCAAAGCTGTATCATTGCCAGATATGCTtaataaaagggaaataaaagaaaaacaacatgtaTGGTTGGATGATAAGAAGGTAATActggaaaaaatatatgaaaaactGTAAATCTTGCTGTAACCCCTGCTCcacaaattacaaaataatgaGCTCTCTGCAAACTCCAGCGTGTCACATTAAACCCAGTTTATGTGCTCCAGCCAGGCACTGGTACCTTGGATCTTGAGCTCCAGTGAAGTATTTAACCCTACTTTGCCTGctccggggggggggggggggtatgggGGAACCATCACCCGGCAGTTTGAGCTCCAACAAGGTGCTTAAATCTTGGTCCACATGCTCCAGCAGGTGCCTAAACCAGTATGACAATATGATAAATTGTGATAGCTCCCAACCCTACAGCTGTGGGACTACACCATCGTCAGCCTCTGTGAACTGAACTGGGCTGAATTTCCTGAAAGCATCTTACAACAAAGAAGATTCTTAAATGGTAGAGTGAGCATCACATTGAACACTCTCTCCCTGTTAGGATGATCTTAACATTAAGATGGGCCTTAATCAGACAGAGCAGTCTTTTAGCTActcattttgaaaaaaaaataacttataAAATCACAAATGTTCAGGATAATTGAGAGTTTTAATATTTGCAATCAAATTTCCCCTTTAGGTACTACTCTTTGTGGAACAAATATTCCAGTCTTCGTGGTAGATTTTAAATGCTAAATGACCATTATAAAATGTTCGAAAGGGAAACTGTAACATCCCTTAAAATGGACTCAGGTCAAACACTACAATGTCTCCTTGGTGTCGTAGTCATGCCTCATTTAACCCTCCAAGAAGAAACACCAAAATAACACTGAAAATCAAGATCAGACCAATTTCTTGGATAATCATTCACATGATGCTATTTGATAAATATGTAACTCTATACAATGCCATCTTTATTAAGGTTGTTTGAGTGACATTTCCCAATGGAACACAGCCAGTTTTGCATAAGCGCTTTCCCTTTCAGGTGCTGAGAGTTTATAATCTGAATGCTGGCTGCACACACTTTTAGCCAAACTCATCACCAGAGATTTTCTTGATTCTAGATCAGCATCTGGGAATTTAACAGAGTGTTAGTTAACAGAGTTCCTGATATAACTTATATTCCACCTAGTGCCACAGGCAACAGTGACAAAAAAATCCAGAACTGGGAACTGGAGTCAAGGTCAGAAGAAAGGCCAGTTTTGCCTGTTGTCTTTTGAGATGTCTATTTCCTCTGGATTAATCCTCTTTCCCTTACAAGCAGTCCTTCAACTAGGTAGCAGTCTTTATGTGGTTGCTCGAAACAGAACAATGTTGGTTAAAGTACTCCAAtgtaattattacattattggATGTGTTTTAATagatgtttttgctttttttgcaTTCTTCCAGGTGCAGCCAAAATGTGGCtgcttttgtaaaatgcaaaaaatTCAGGAAATGTAATAGGATCATGGTGTTTAAAGTGAATGGCAAATTCCAGGAACAGTCCTGATATGCATCCCTAtttgttttaatcattggaGTTGGTTTTGAAGAATGCTCCTTTTAAGGCATAGCcaaagtgttctgttcaactgccgTTTCCTCCACAGAGAGCCACAGTATTGCGGAATGTTTGTTAAACTCAAGCTAATGGGATCTCCTCCAGCGCGAAGGCCAGTCGTTCTCCACCCACTGCTGCAGCAGCCTCAGGACGTCAATGCGCTGGTAGATCTGGCAGAGCTTGGTGAACTCTGTGACAGGTTTCTGGCTGAAGCGGAGCAGGACTTCCTGCGTGGGGCTGTTGTAAGTGGAGCCGTGAGTCCGCTGCTCCAGCAGCGTTAGCTCATCATAGCTCATGCCCCAGCGGCTCGCAAAGTTCTTCCAGTTCTTAATGGTGCAGTGCGTCGGGTCCAGCTTCAGACGCAGAGCGTACAGAAGGTCTTCGTCGTCCAGCAGGTCACTGATTTTAGGAACAGGGACGGagcacacacacttctcacaggAGCTGGAAAAGCACTGGAAGTCTTTGGTGAAGTCTGAGGAGAAGGAGGTGAAACAGGTCTGATGTGGACAACTGACACTGTGCGAGTCTACTTCATGAAAATGCGTATTAATTATATGTTTTAGGGCGTACCTGGAGTAATGGATCCTGGACAGATGAACTCACTAGCATCGTTTTCAACTGGCTGGTAAACAAGAAAAGATGCATTTCAATACAGTACTCTACAGTAAAGATTAAAACATCAATTTTACATCCAACATCTCAGAAATTGTCCAAATATCTACTGTAAAGCCTTCccccagtgtttttgtttgaaactgACCAATGGACTCAAGAACTCACTAAGGACTCACCCATCCCTTCAGTTACGCTCCATGTTTAATTCAGTCGACGTCAGAGAAATGGcttaaaaatgtttacatgCGCTGAAGTTGGTGCGGCGGGTTTGAAAAACAGCGTCGAGGAGAACGGAGCTTCAGAACCCGAGGGGTTTTATGCACATGACGAAGGGGATACAAAGTTATAGCTGGTTATAGCTTTTACACAGTGAAGCATATACTTATGGACAGACAATGACCTTTTACACAGTAACGTaattaatgtttcattttgtcaAAGTTGAATGAACATTTTGTTCTGTAGAGTGAGAGATGGCACTTTTactaaatttaattttagatgtttattacacatttattcactATTTAATTCATACACTCCCCTATCATTGTGACcctaagactctgataaaattATTTCAATCACAAAACTATTAAACCACATcagtaaagggatgttttcactaaaatcagatttaagtttttcagtgattatctcttcatacaatgctctaggtcacatgggcATCTCTTAATGAGTGAGCTGAGATGGTTtggaacattttgatataaaacatgtgggcaatataaTTATAATCCATGGACTTTAAAGgtgaatttcagaaaattttcaaaaattgagaaaatgtccttagacctAAAAGAGTTAATTGAGTTTAATCCATttgatgaaaataaataaaacatgaagatgaagtgcatgtaaatgtgaatttaagATTTCAATGAAGATTTGCAAAAagttgagaaaatgtccttagaccccagagggttaagAACAGGAGAGGCATCCTAAGAACacctttgatttcaggagatTTCAGAAAAAACATTTTGCTGTGAAGTGTACATTGCTACACTCTAATTACTAATGATTAAGTATTAATGATATAAACACCTTTCGGATATCAGACACACTCATCTCTCCCCCACCTTCACACGGCAAAGGGAAAGCTTCAGAAGAAATTACTAACAGGAGATATAGCCACCTACTCATGCAGATATGACACCACGCCCACATGTGAGAAACAACCTCCATGGACTGTGGTTTTGGCATGTCTAAGTATAAACTTCCTGCAAGAAATTATCTCTGATATATGATCACTAGTCGTGTGAACTACGCAACTCAAAGCACGATATAAACAATTCACATATTTATCTTCAATTGACTTAAAACTCTTATATGAAATTGCTCAATTTAAACCCTAGGATTGCCATGATTATGGTATTTTAGCTGATGGTTAATTTATTTATCAATAATTATGACTACCAATAGTTTAattactttaataatt is a window of Hoplias malabaricus isolate fHopMal1 chromosome 1, fHopMal1.hap1, whole genome shotgun sequence DNA encoding:
- the edaradd gene encoding ectodysplasin-A receptor-associated adapter protein isoform X2; this translates as MSLKSNYPVQVTDPQDNVTLQLSSVPPGYLTPPMDRIQQPVENDASEFICPGSITPDFTKDFQCFSSSCEKCVCSVPVPKISDLLDDEDLLYALRLKLDPTHCTIKNWKNFASRWGMSYDELTLLEQRTHGSTYNSPTQEVLLRFSQKPVTEFTKLCQIYQRIDVLRLLQQWVENDWPSRWRRSH
- the edaradd gene encoding ectodysplasin-A receptor-associated adapter protein isoform X1, producing MLHTLMANMASLKAFDEPFGRIASEPVEDTDPSSFITDMSLKSNYPVQVTDPQDNVTLQLSSVPPGYLTPPMDRIQQPVENDASEFICPGSITPDFTKDFQCFSSSCEKCVCSVPVPKISDLLDDEDLLYALRLKLDPTHCTIKNWKNFASRWGMSYDELTLLEQRTHGSTYNSPTQEVLLRFSQKPVTEFTKLCQIYQRIDVLRLLQQWVENDWPSRWRRSH